Proteins encoded together in one Apteryx mantelli isolate bAptMan1 unplaced genomic scaffold, bAptMan1.hap1 HAP1_SCAFFOLD_20, whole genome shotgun sequence window:
- the LOC136996003 gene encoding olfactory receptor 5B21-like, translated as MEKGEWDNQTSVMEFLLLGMGNVSTLQTPLFLLSLIIYLVTVVGNSLVTVVVVADQHLHTPMYFFLGNLSSLETCYSSTILPRLLVTFLTGNRTISVHGCIAQFYFFGSLATTECYLLAMMSYDRYLAICQPLLYASLMTWKVCLQTVAGSWLVGFLVTTVVTSFVSQLKFCGPKAIDHFFCDLTPLLALSCSDTRKITFLSFTVSFLSGVLPFLFTLASYVCIIAAILRISSSVSRQKAFSTCSSHLIVVTVFCGTLIIVYLMPRTPQLRQLNKVFSFFYTVLTPLVNPLIYSLRNREVREALKKAFRKALACTQSSC; from the coding sequence ATGGAGAAAGGGGAGTGGGATAATCAGACATCAGTGatggagttcctcctgctgggaatggggaatgtaAGCACTCTCCAGACACCGCTCTTCCTTCTCTCGCTCATCATCTACTTGGTGACTGTGGTCGGGAACAGCCTCGTcactgtggtggtggtggcagaccagcacctgcacacccccatgtatttcttcctgggcaatctgtcctccttggagacctgctacagctccaccatcctgccccggctgctggtCACCTTCCTGactgggaacaggaccatctctgtTCACGGCTGTATTGCTCAGTTCTACTTCTTTGGCAGTTTGGCAACTActgagtgttacctgctggccatgatgtcctatgatcggtacttggccatctgccagcccctgctctatgccagcctcatgacctggaaggtctgtCTTCAGACAGTTGCTGGGTCTTGGCTAGTGGGATTTCTAGTCACCACAGTAGTAACTTCTTTTGTATCCCAGTTGAAGTTCTGTGGCCCCAAGGCAATtgatcacttcttctgtgatcttaCCCCATTACTCGCACTCTCCTGCAGTGATACGAGAAAGATCACATTCCTGTCTTTCACAGTGTCTTTCCTGAGTGGTGTCCTCCCCTTCCTGTTCACACTGGCCTCCTACGTGTGCATtatagctgccatcctgaggatctcGTCCAGCGTGAGCAGGcaaaaggccttctccacctgctcctctcacctcatcgttgtcactgttttctgtggcaccctcatcattgtctacctgatgcccagaaccccccagctgaggcagctcaacaaagtgttctccttcttctacaccgtcctcacgcccctggtcaatcccctcatctacagcctgcggaacagggaggtcagggaggccctgaaGAAAGCATTTAGGAAAGCTCTGGCCTGCACTCAGAGCTCATGCTAG